A stretch of Besnoitia besnoiti strain Bb-Ger1 chromosome III, whole genome shotgun sequence DNA encodes these proteins:
- a CDS encoding hypothetical protein (encoded by transcript BESB_048900), giving the protein MEADVNSRERPGASASSSSAGSPAPRRQPLPLFIPRGRRSAGLGDAAEDEESAVRHVEEPLEFLQREHARRRRDPLRSDARRDQLRSGRGSLMYADRLEEEEESEALRQRAWEAEVSRRLQGRANVVLPDSQYPSMVRLEQAQRLYSLFSASAPRHSGRTAASADDEGGSGDGTDSAEPSAEEERQAGGGSESDAPSSPASLRGAAPAVRRDSALAKPRGAPAQRHARCEGGDEGEGEGRLNGGRRKDEAEECKSGSGSGRAGLVKAQRKGNRDRRGRTTQVEGAAEEAPAAAQDFVLTASRRISYGAGTVAARATLNRLWQAHHQKSIKQHQLLLAEQQKNVKKAEERKAALLLALPSIPPASYAHLLGAVEHSLEEEKLIQVELETELLQAIDEATGVYRQLRKNVLKLVSSAEDKERDEDAAASQEKRATPGTAEGFPDADKDGVPEGGETCGGEGAAETSDRAESQRERWRKREAGRQRKRCAQHVLALLSSILGDLQRYREQLDPPVCLPSSPAGATAGQLSASLTQVRLASARDAPAEGSGYAASVAELLLGDCLSPSLRQAFFCYLEGLAHFPHDGLVFNQMAMLCTKLQQAEQRRREQRSALVGADRGRPAAATEETRLQDAMEGSCVVAVQALAAVYWCLRALLCAFPLRMGDGLSVLLQRLATQDEEHVKKLAPAAGACTAGVSAGVASASLGSAAPASAASAEAVGRRGVWGAKAQVREHRQAAIAVTRNPLAVFVSLYFRVLHLLHCRGDFAHFHLHASECLAALSHLHGVWTPHTAQHEAFFLFVVLSPLICALDAARGCKRIQALVAHALATTRSGRQERGDEGGRVVAEQDVPESGACESRGEGKERREGAEDAANASVTIRLYGEVPSSLRHVDRLEAVVAAVVAKQTQSSREAQEIAAEAASPRAEGGETRDATAAPLRDCEAAAGAGPADAETERDDADSACVLLALQFGCELATALATQAIELIRQLKATKRSEENWQQHAGATPPTCAQGAPPRPRAPLPTRQASPDGLAAQLSAVLAPICVFVVFLRSHSEIFFSESFAAVGALRRQVATAAVLLFPPLLEKEKAEQRDRSILELVQQKLPEDFLLLGLLDAPLTLPPEAPYDTRATSQSPRARGEQSASAEDTAAARRDAERKNGEEERAEAEVAAGDSPETEKSGDEDEGSSEEVLLLNKPILLLSSPARRRERGSLRRPSQAASSAESSSDFDAGNARPSREQARAAGESDGAAQQVGAVEGSARGDAETAGRTEPDRDARDASRAASPQSPLRLPRRRRFPSPPVLCSVDAEERATSSFQARCARLWSLCVDTPEFQDMFRFALQVALHNREKLFLLQLQKERERQLRARLNGRTPVAADLARAKDEEPRPQETSPREKARGVGEQDANEGGASRAAAARITTADLLAQVNRAWIQKTGRAAAARRLEDAQPGSEDRQRRASVGRDTRSDGGERGEAEEAEEPREGGDAVAATDAIYYGFDPRDFVEDSADEKEEEEAFVPSYLASRRHRRRRPQLRRRDAAEASEEASGLEAQKSASSSPAPASPSAASPPRAAPEKAQVSSPPPRTAFSAARAVIYEEMKRQFEECAYARGLLTTRASPLSSHAHARNAEDDVLSRATPTCTTPSCENAAEEASTSPCPAVASLFPPLAGVLPLASLPAPARGDAKPARPRGEGRERRDVGGSRKAFVGSHAAPSAAFNCHLGALDAARGARRPRRRAGSGAEAAFTSRAPHGLAASPSERESEGEGTASEDAGVGLRDAGHEGDEARAAGGLREPEKRGTLRGSDLRPQDGSAGLSAMRRSERAREGPSQGASLAFASPLAPPSPSEGVGKLIVVDGSNVAMRHGGGRTGGLTKAFSTKGIQQAVDYYKRRGYTVRVFLPDYVLSYGAVGEAKRMQKMTFPVKEQLTTRIPDSLDALHQLMRAGLVVNTPSQDYDDSYAIMYAMKHDGCIVTNDLYRDFITKSEAPHSIRRWMRLHLISFVFIEDEFIPNPDFRWPPPPSPSSRPQPA; this is encoded by the exons atgGAGGCCGATGTGAACTCCCGCGAACGCCCgggggcgtctgcgtcttcctcttctgcgggctctcctgcgcctcgccggcagccacTTCCGCTGTTCATTCCGCGAGGTCGTCGCTCCGCAGGGTTGGgggacgccgccgaggacgaggagagcgcggtGCGGCATGTCGAGGAGCCTCTCGAGTTCCTTCAGCGTGagcacgcgcgccggcgccgcgacccgctCAGGAGCGACGCCAGGCGCGACCAGCTGCGAAGCGGCCGAGGGAGTCTGATGTACGCCGATCGcctggaggaggaagaggagagcgaggcgttGAGGCAGCGCGCGTGGGAAGCGGAGGTCTCGCGACGGCTGCAGGGCAGAGCGAACGTCGTCCTCCCGGACTCGCAGTACCCTTCCATGGTCCGCCTCGAGCAGGCTCAGCGGCTCTACAGTCTCTTCTCCGCAAGCGCACCGCGACACAGCGGCCGCacagccgccagcgcagacgacgagggcgggtCAGGGGACGGCACAGACTCTGCAGAGCccagcgcggaggaggaaaggcaggccggaggcggcagcgagagcgacgcgccctcgtctccggcctcgctgcgaggagccgcgcccgcggtcCGAAGGGACAGCGCGCTGGCgaagcctcgcggcgcgcctgctcaGCGACATGCGCGGTGCGAGggtggcgacgagggcgagggcgagggaagGCTGAACGGGGGGCGACGCaaggacgaggcggaggaatgCAAGTCAGGGAGCGGGTCGGGTCGTGCGGGCTTAgtgaaggcgcagagaaaggGGAATAGGGATCGGCGTGGACGCACAACTCAggtggagggcgcggcggaggaggcgcccgcggcggcacaGGACTTTGTCCTCACAGCTTCGCGGCGAATCTCGTATGGCGCAGGGactgtcgccgcgcgagcgacgtTGAATCGACTGTGGCAGGCGCATCACCAGAAGAGCATAAAACAGCATcagcttctcctcgctgAGCAGCAGAAGAACGTGAAAAaagcggaggagaggaaggccgcgcttCTCTTGGCGCTGCCCTCGATCCCGCCGGCCAGCTACGCCcacctcctcggcgccgtcgagcACAGcctcgaagaggagaaacTGATTCAGGTGGAATTGGAAaccgagctgctgcaggccaTCGACGAGGCGACAGGCGTGTACCGACAGCTGCGCAAAAACGTGCTCAAACTCGTGAGCAGTGCGGAggacaaagagagagacgaagacgccgcggcgagccaaGAGAAGCGAGCCACGCCGGGCACCGCAGAAGGCTTTCCTGACGCAGATAAAGACGGCGTACCAGAAGGGGGCGAGACatgtggaggcgaaggcgcggctgaGACGTCTGACAGGGCGGAGTCCCAAAGAGAAAGGTGGAGGAAACGAGAGGCAGGCCGACAGAGGAAACGGTGTGCGCAGCACGTCCTCGCCCTGCTCTCGAGCATCCTGGGAGACCTGCAGAGATACAG GGAGCAGCTCGACCCTCCGGTTTgcttgccttcttcgcccgcgGGTGCAACGGCCGGCCagctctcggcgtcgctgacGCAGGTGCGCCTGGCAAGCGCGcgggacgcgccggcggagggcagTGGGTACGCGGCCTCGGTCGCGGAGCTGCTTCTGGGCgactgtctctctccgtcgctgcggcaggcctTTTTCTGCTACCTCGAGGGCCTTGCGCACTTCCCCCACGACGGGCTCGTCTTCAATCAAATGGCGATGCTCTGTACAAAACTGCAGCAAGCTGAACAACGCCGGCGGGAGCAGCGCTCtgccctcgtcggcgccgaccgcgggcgccccgccgccgcgaccgaaGAGACACGCCTCCAAGACGCCATGGAGggcagctgcgtcgtcgcggtgCAGGCTCTCGCCGCGGTGTACTGGTGCCTGCGGGCGCTTCTATG CGCCTTTCCGCTCCGCATGGGCGACGGGCTCAgcgtcctcctccagcgGCTCGCAACGCAGGACGAGGAGCACGTCAAGAagctcgcgcctgcggccggtGCCTGCACGGCTGGCGTTtctgcgggcgtcgcgtctgcgtctttgggctccgccgcccctgcgtccgccgcctccgcggaggccgtcggccgccgcggcgtctggggagcgaaggcgcaaGTGCGCGAGCATCGACAGGCGGCGATCGCCGTCACGCGCAACCCGCTGGCGGTCTTTGTGTCTCTGTATTTTCGCGTACTGCATCTGCTGCACTGTCGCGGCGACTTTGCGCACTTCCACCTGCACGCGAGCGagtgcctcgccgcgctgagTCATCTCCACGGCGTGTGGACGCCGCACACGGCGCAGCACgaggccttcttcctcttcgtcgtcctctccccgCTCATCTGCGCTCttgacgcggcgcgcggctgcaagCGGATTCAGGCCCTTGTCGCTcacgcgctggcgacgactcgcagcggccggcaggagcgcggagacgagggtGGGCGAGTCGTCGCCGAGCAGGACGTTCCCGAGAGTGGCGCGTGCGAGTCGAGGGGCGAAGGGaaggagcgccgcgagggtgcggaggacgcggcaaACGCGTCGGTCACGATCCGCCTGTACGGAGAAGTCCcgtcctcgctgcggcaCGTCGACAGACTCGAAGCAGTCGTCGCTGCCGTGGTGGCGAAGCAGACACAGagctcgcgcgaggcgcaagagatcgcggcggaggcggcgtcgcctcgagccgaaggcggcgagacgagagatgcgacagccgcgccctTGAGAgactgcgaggccgcagcgggcgcaggccctgcggacgcggagacagagagggacgacgcagacagcgccTGCGTGCTGCTCGCTCTGCAGTTCGGGTGCGAGCTCGCGACGGCGCTCGCCACGCAGGCCATCGAGTTGATTCGCCAGttgaaggcgacgaagcgcTCGGAAGAAAACTGGCAGCAGCATGCGGGCGCGACCCCGCCCACGTGTGCGCAaggagctccgccgcggccgcgcgctccgctGCCAACCCGGCAGGCGTCGCCcgacggcctcgcggcgcagctctcgGCGGTCCTTGCCCCCATTTGTGTCTTTGTTGTCTTCCTTCGCTCTCATTCTG AAATATTTTTCTCCGAGTCGTTCGCCGCGGTTGGCGCGTTGCGCCGGCAAGTTGCGACGGCGGCTGTGTTGCTGTTTCCGCCGCTTctggagaaggagaaggctgAGCAGAGAGACCGATCGATTCTGGAGCTTGTGCAGCAGAAGCTCCCCGAggattttcttcttctcggaCTGCTGGACGCCCCACTGACGCTTCCTCCGGAGGCGCCGTATGACACCCGCGCGActtcgcagtctccgcgggcacgcggcgagcagagcgcgagcgccgaggacacggcagccgcgcgacgcgacgccgagcgaaagaacggagaggaagaaagggcGGAAGCAGAAGTCGCCGCCGGGGACTCGCCAGAGACAGAAAAATctggcgacgaggacgagggaAGCAGCGAGGAAGTTCTGCTGCTGAACAAACCAATTCTGCTGCTGTCAAgtccggcgcgccgtcgcgagcGAGGGTCGCTTCGCAGGCCCTCGCAagccgcttcgtctgcggaaTCGTCTTCTGATTTCGATGCCGGCAACGCGAGGCCGAgccgcgagcaggcgcgcgccgctggagagagcgacggggCCGCGCAGCAGGTCGGCGCGGTGGAAGGAAGTGCGCGCGGGgatgcagagacagcaggccGCACGGAGCCAGAccgagacgcacgcgacgcatcgcgcgcagcgtctccccagtctccgctgcgtctgccgcgtcgtcggcgcttTCCATCGCCGCCTGTGTTGTGCTCagtcgacgccgaggagcgTGCCACCTCCTCTTTCCAggcccgctgcgcgcggctctggTCGCTCTGCGTCGACACGCCCGAATTCCAGGATATGTTCCGCTTCGCCCTCCAGGTCGCCCTGCACAACCGCGAGAAGCTCTtcctgcttcagctgcaAAAGGAGCgggagcggcagctgcgtgcgcgcctcaACGGCCGGACTCCGGTTGCCGCTGACCTGGCCCGCGCCAAAGACGAAGAGCCAAGGCCTCAAGAGACCTCCCCcagggagaaggcgagaggggTGGGGGAGCAGGACGCCAACGAGGGCGgtgcttcgcgcgcggccgcggcgcgcatcACGACTGCAGATCTGCTGGCGCAGGTCAATCGCGCGTGGATTCAGAAGACCGGgcgggctgccgcggcgaggaggttGGAAGATGCGCAGCCTGGTAGCGAAGACCGACAAAGGCGCGCCAGTGTGGGCCGCGACACCcgcagcgacggaggcgagagaggcgaggcagaggaggcggaggagccgcgcgagggcggcgacgccgtggCCGCGACGGATGCTATTTATTATGGCTTTGATCCGCGGGACTTTGTCGAGGACTCCGccgacgagaaagaagaagaggaggcctTCGTGCCGTCCTacctcgcgtcgcgccgccaccggcggaggcgcccccagctgcggcggagggacgcggcggaggcctccgaAGAGGCCTCAGGcttggaggcgcagaagtcCGCGTCGtcatcgcctgcgcccgcgtccccgagcgcggcgtcgcctccgcgtgccgCGCCCGAAAAGGCGCAGGTTTccagcccgccgccgcggactgcGTTTTCGGCAGCGCGGGCTGTCATCTACGAGGAGATGAAGCGGCAGTTCGAAGAGTGCGCGTACGCGCGAGGTCTGCTGACcacacgcgcgtctcctctctccagccacgcgcacgcgcgcaacgccgaagacgacgtACTCAGCCGCGCCACGCCGACCTGCACCACGCCGTCCTGTGAAAACGCCGCTGAGGAGGCCTCTACCTCGCCCTGTccggccgtcgcctcgctgtttccgccgctcgccggtgtgctgccgctcgcgtcgctgccagccccggcgcgcggcgacgcgaagcccgcacgaccgcgaggcgaagggcgcgagcgccgcgacgtcgGCGGCTCGAGAAAGGCCTTCGTCGGTTCACAtgcggcgccttccgcggcgttcAACTGCCATCTGGGCGCACTGGACGCtgcacgaggcgcgcggagaccgcgacgcagagctggcagcggcgcggaggcagccttCACGTCGCGCGCCCCGCACGgactcgcggcctcgccgtcggagcgcgagagcgagggggAAGGGACTGCGAGTGAGGACGCTGGAGTTGGCTTGCGAGATGCTGGacacgagggcgacgaggcgcgcgctgcgggcggGCTTCGGGAGCCGGAGAAGCGCGGGACACTTCGAGGTAGCgacctgcggccgcaggacgGCTCTGCAGGCCTATCCGCCATGCGCCGAAGC gagcgcgcacgcgaaggGCCTTCGCAGGGCGCGTCACTGGCGtttgcgtcgccgctcgcgccgccgtcgccgagcgAGGGAGTGGGGAAGTTGATTGTTGTGGACGGCAGCAACGTGGCGATGCGAcacggcggcgggcgcacgGGAGGCTTGACTAAGGCCTTCTCGACTAAGGGCATTCAGCAGGCAGTCGACTACTACAAGCGCCGGGGGTACACGGTCCGCGTCTTTCTCCCCGACTACGTGCTCAGCTACGGGGCAGTCGGCGAGGCgaaacgcatgcagaagaTGACCTTCCCTGTCAAGGAGCAACTCACGACGCGTATTCCAGACTCTCTCGACGCCTTGCACCAGCTGAtgcgcgcaggcctcgtcgTGAACACGCCCTCGCAGGACTACGACGATTCCTACGCGATCATG tACGCGATGAAGCACGACGGGTGTATCGTCACGAATGACCTCTACCGCGATTTCATCACCAAGAGTGAGGCTCCGCATTCGATTCGGAGGTGGATGAGGTTGCACCTGATTTCGTTCGTGTTCATCGAAGACGAATTCATCCCGAACCCCGACTTCCgctggccgccgccgccttcgccctcttcgcggccgcagcccgcgTAG
- a CDS encoding hydrolase, carbon-nitrogen family protein (encoded by transcript BESB_048910), whose protein sequence is MSPIRVCVLQLPALLRRDSGVALPSSRAASSSAVVDPLAVLQRKQQQMQRVREALVGAVTALRQRGEKDSSAFTTTFEPETFSAAAVPTSYKAILDALLASPAFSAAEGVRAAPFELLVLPEIWNAPYHNSCFGAYAEHIPDVPLSPSPQDPEEAGAGVGATEGGGEAALTASPSFAFMRDLAKRLRVYVVGGSIVERSATKKRPLEGRDGGEAEEKVALYNTCCVFDCDGAFIAKHRKMHLFDISILKSDDPNGKGIIFRESDTLSSGNSLTSFSLPSFGNVGVGICYDLRFSEMALALTQQRQCKLLCYPGAFNQTTGPPHWSLLLRGRALDNQVYVVGCSPSAPAVSGEGEYPAYGHSIVVSPYGDVLAELDGAPGAIFASIEKGKVDLFRKQVPTSVQKRFGEVYTQVQEIAAEGLNGAAREGTPGA, encoded by the exons ATGTCGCCgattcgcgtctgcgtgctgcagctgccggcgctgcttcgccgcgacTCGGGCGTGGCGTTGCCCTCCTCACGCGCTGCCTCAAGCAGCGCGGTCGTGGATCCTCTCGCCGTTTTGCAGCgaaagcagcagcagatgcagcgggtgcgcgaggcgctcgttGGCGCGGTGACCgctctgcgccagcgcggcgagaaggactCGAGTGCCTTCACGACGACCTTCGAACCCGAGaccttctccgcggccgcagtccCGACGTCCTACAAGGCCATtctcgacgcgctgctcgcctcgccggcgttctccgcggcggaaggcgtgcgcgccgcgccatTTGAActcctcgtcctccctgAGATCTGGAACGCGCCCTACCACAACTCGTGCTTCGGCGCGTACGCCGAGCACATCCCCGACGTCCCCCTCTCCCCTTCACCGCAGGATCCCgaagaggccggcgccggcgtcggagccacggagggcggaggcgaggcggcgctcacggcgtctccctcgttcGCCTTCATGCGGGACTTGGCGAAGAGGCTGCGTGTCTACGTCGTCGGCGGCTCCATCGTCGAGCGCAGCGCCACCAAGAAGCGCCCGCTGGAggggcgcgacggcggcgaggcggaagaaaaagTCGCCCTGTATAACACGTGCTGCGTCTTTGATTGCGACGGCGCCTTCATCGCCAAACACCGAAAAATGCACCTCTTCGACATCAGCATTCTCAAGTCCGACGACCCCAACGGAAAG ggaaTAATCTTCCGTGAGAGCGACACCCTGAGTTCAG GGAACTCGCTGACGTCGttttcgctgccttcctTCGGCAACGTCGGCGTCGGAATATGCTACGACTTGCGCTTCTCTGAAATGGCCCTGGCGCtcacgcagcagcggcagtgCAAGCTACTCTGCTACCCTGGAGCCTTCAATCAGACCACAG GGCCGCCGCACtggtcgctgctgcttcgcgggcgcgcactCGACAACCAGGTCTACGTCGTCGGgtgctcgccgtctgcgccggcagtctccggcgagggcgagtaTCCTGCCTACGGACACAGCATCGTGGTGAGTCCGTACGGCGACGTGCTGGCGGagctcgacggcgcgcccggcgcgatCTTTGCGTCGATCGAGAAAGGCAAAGTCGACCTCTTCAGGAAGCAAGTCCCCACCAGCGTGCAAAAACGCTTCGGTGAGGTCTACACGCAGGTTCAGGAGAtcgccgcggaaggcctcaacggcgccgcgcgcgaaggcacGCCTGGAGCATAA
- a CDS encoding pantoate-beta-alanine ligase (encoded by transcript BESB_048920), whose product MAAHDSFAQLGSEVFPAFASSFLPSSSPFFPFGAFPPSSLSGDSSKKEILVVHSPRELLAYRQSRPRFPLSLSCETCKASAARDPPPGGVAAEPSGGVSSSAPACQCASAFERLPAACLSRRRRISVVPTMGGLHDGHLSIIRSAACLGDEVWVSVFLNPLQFQSPTDFYTYPASIDDDMRVLAKAAVDLVFIPSPASLYPLDVKDTFSVQPALCKDPSVAPPVGAKQDEKSEMAPESPAQNGGEAAWKPPQRLFRMRVDFEDVERVEGEGRRRPGFFKGIGTVVSQLFTLIRPTYAHFGLKDFQQVACIKRLLCGLGLDTRLLAHSTWRDPDGMSTASRNNRLSPEERAHTQKTFRLLKHLEDVFQKGERNVGKLLQAANDFSQKEKLHLYYATLDRFEDAEPVVFRHTGGAAKTLSEFRDMEAATGRLEKRQRLEDAGDAADVHSDAGGPQNATAASGLSPSSAAYDSSADMCLSDAGRYCMTVAVRGNPLTTIVDNVVLVPGCRNDLLPQPFNAPWDRHCVDAKYRCFPSFLLLSSLGFHLRRLTVSDLAAIHEVEKADARLARKNDATNGGSETVNGDAAPAYAWMDEATLSRQSADNTWALGLFKWRLGTFRSTALPTASAHISQENEESLVGYVWADADASRETPASSEAESTAWRLRRVFIARAHRRRTIGTHLIKAFLATLCSEKRKTGRIASKDLETDPMPLWLVPAAAECGFSVTDAPAGDSKDPLCRMRVSLDGWFRHFVENLDL is encoded by the exons ATGGCGGCACACGACTCCTTCGCGCAGCTCGGGAGCGAGGTGTTCCcggccttcgcgtcgtcctTTCTTCCCTCCTCGAGCCCCTTCTTCCCGTTTGGCGCCTTTCCCCCGTCGTCCCTGTCTGGCGACTCCTCGAAAAAGGAAATCCTAGTGGTGCACTCTCCGCGCGAGCTTCTCGCGTACCGGcagtcgcggccgcgcttcccgctgtcgctgtcCTGCGAAACGTGcaaggcctctgcggcgcgcgaccccCCTCCCGGCGGAGTCGCAGCAGAGCCCAGTGgtggcgtctcctcttcagcCCCGGCGTGTCagtgcgcctccgccttcgaaCGGCttcccgccgcctgcctttcgcgccgccggcggatcTCCGTGGTGCCGACTATGGGCGGCCTCCACGACGGCCATCTGTCGATCATCCGCTCGGCGGCCTGCTTGGGCGACGAAGTCTGGGTGTCCGTTTTCCTGAATCCGCTGCAGTTCCAGTCGCCGACGGACTTTTACACGTACCCCGCCTCCATCGACGACGACATGCGCGTCCTTGCCAAAGCCGCCGTCGACCTTGTCTTCATTCCCTCCCCCGCCAGCCTCTATCCTCTCGACGTGAAAGACACGTTCTCCGTCCAGCCCGCGCTGTGCAAGGACCCTTCAGTTGCGCCGCCCGTCGGCGCAAAGCAGGACGAAAAATCCGAGATGGCGCCCGAGTCGCCCGCGCagaacggcggcgaggctgcctgGAAGCCGCCCCAGAGACTCTTCAGAATGCGCGTGGACTTTGAGGACGTGGAGCGAGTCGAGGGAGAAGGCCGAAGACGCCCAGGGTTTTTCAAAG GCATCGGCACGGTAGTGTCGCAGCTGTTTACGTTGATTCGTCCAACCTACGCGCACTTTGGGTTGAAGGATTTTCAGCAGGTGGCGTGCATCAAACGCCTCTTGTGCGGACTCGGTCTCGAcacccgcctcctcgcgcacAGCACCTGGCGCGACCCAGATGGAATGTCTACGGCGAGCCGCAACAACCGCCTGTCGCCAGAAGagcgcgcacacacacagaagACCTTCCGCCTTCTGAAACAT CTTGAAGACGTTTTCCAGAAAGGCGAGCGCAACGTCggcaagctgctgcaggccgcgaacGACTTCTCTCAGAAGGAGAAGCTGCATCTGTACTACGCGACACTCGATCGCttcgaagacgcggagcccGTGGTGTTCAGACACACGGGCGGAGCAGCCAAGACCCTGAGCGAATTCCGCGACATGGAGGCGGCAACGGGCCGGCTCGAGAAGCGACAACGACTGGAAGACGCAGGAGATGCGGCAGACGTGcacagcgacgcagggggGCCTCAGAACGCGACCGCAGCTAGCGgtctgtcgccgtcgtctgctgcgtaTGATAGCTCCGCGGACATGTGTCTGTCGGACGCGGGCCGGTATTGCATGACGGTGGCTGTTCGCGGCAATCCGCTGACGACAATCGTCGATAATGTTGTCCTCGTCCCTGGATG CAGGAACGACCTTCTTCCACAGCCCTTTAACGCGCCGTGGGACCGCCACTGCGTGGACGCCAAGTACCGATGTTTCCCGTCCTTCCTCCTGCTCTCTTCGCTCGGCTTCCATCTTCGTCGCCTTACGGTGTCGGACTTGGCGGCCATTCACGAAGTGGAGAAAGCCGACGCGCGCCTTGCTCGAAAGAACGATGCAACAAACGGAGGCTCAGAGACAGTCAACGGTGATGCCGCGCCAGCATACGCTTGGATGGATGAGGCCACGCTCTCGCGGCAGTCCGCGGACAACACGTGGGCGCTTGGCTTGTTCAAGTGGCGCCTAGGCACGTTTCGCAGTACCGCGCTTCCGACGGCAAGCGCACATATTTCACAGGAAAATGAAGAAAGCCTCGTTGGCTATGTGTGGGCAGACGCAGATGCATCCCGCGAAACGCCGGCAAGCAGTGAAGCGGAGTCGACTGCTTGGCGACTCCGTCGTGTGTTCATCGCGCGAGCACACCGCAGGCGGACGATCGGCACACATTTGATCAAGGCATTCCTTGCTACTTTGTGCAGCGAGAAACGGAAGACGGGCCGCATTGCCTCCAAAGATCTCGAAACAGATCCTATGCCTCTATGGCTGGTGCCGGCCGCTGCTGAATGTGGCTTCTCGGTTACTGACGCACCTGCAGGCGACTCGAAGGACCCGCTTTGCCGGATGCGCGTCAGCTTGGACGGATGGTTCAGACACTTCGTTGAAAATTTGGATTTATGA
- a CDS encoding hypothetical protein (encoded by transcript BESB_048930) has translation MKSLLKNAEPSTSGGQSGDGKGGKVLSENIRRLRFMQDKTSSAAASSRPNASPQGGAALSARAFHQQQLRLLQQQQKQFYELQRSQGDKKHPKKEESAASAAPPASLDPHVPAPSASASSSAPPLSRKQLEEVRSRQLEELKELRRHWCAPGSECAEDIYELQKEEDMQLQLQMGSLSFESKRQAAALVVTRRAYGGMNPYVETTMRSIVKKALQLERRQEEEREAKRWQAAHSGRQNISDR, from the exons ATGAAGAGCCTGTTAAAGAACGCGGAGCCGTCCACTTCGGGCGGtcagagcggcgacggcaaggGCGGTAAGGTCCTCTCTGAGAATATTCGTCGTCTGCGGTTCATGCAGGACAAGacttcttcagctgctgcctcttcgcggccCAACGCATCTCCGCAAGGAGGAGCTGCCCTTTCAGCTCGCGCCTTccaccagcagcagctgcggctgcttcagCAACAGCAGAAACAGTTCTACGAGTTGCAGAGATCGCAGGGCGACAAGAAGCATCCCAAGAAAGAAGAGtcagctgcctccgccgctccgcctgcctcgcttGACCCACACGTGCCTGCCCCCTccgcttcggcgtcttcgtctgcgcctccactgTCTCGCAAACAACTCGAAGAAGTGAGGAGCCGGCAACTTGAGGAGCTGAAGGAACTGAGGCGGCACTGGTGTGCCCCGGGCTCGGAGTGCGCAGAGGACATCTACGAACTCCAAAAGGAGGAAGACATGCAACTCCAGCTTCAGATGGGGTCGCTGTCTTTCGAGTCCAAGCGACAAGCAGCCGCGCTGGTCGTTACAAG GCGCGCATACGGAGGCATGAATCCCTACGTTGAAACGACGATGCGAAGCATCGTCAAGAaagcgctgcagctggagagaaggcaagaagaggagcgagaagcgaagcggTGGCAAGCGGCACACAGCGGTCGACAGAACATTTCTGATCGATAA